The proteins below are encoded in one region of Ereboglobus luteus:
- the ptsP gene encoding phosphoenolpyruvate--protein phosphotransferase, producing the protein MDARNTPEIIIHGIAASPGIAHGQILLHIQSDLELPEYQISPEQRAEEMERFDRALVATRQQIQQIRNEVEKNLGTDEARIFDAHLLVLEDVALIGETEREFETSSKNIEWCFNNVVQRYIKAFSEIDDEYLGERAGDIRDVAQRVLQNLLGRAQQTLNNFPGNRVVVANDVSPSDAVGMDRDKVLAIVTDSGSRTSHAVIVARTMRVPAVVATRDLTKRIVEGDSVLVDGYEGTVIINPSDKTLYRYGKIQVTRKSVEQRMLDAVSLPSVTQDGVEVILRANIEGINSAELDMARRYSAQGVGLYRTEFLYMQESRMPSEEEQYRAYKAVVENMAGEIVTIRTLDLGGDKLMNGKSGLFPMEANPFLGMRAIRFCLEHKEIFKNQLRAILRASAHGRVLLMYPMISGTGELDDANKLLDECRAELREKGVAFDEKMPVGTMIEVPSAATTADILAPKADFFSIGTNDLIQYLLAIDRSNERIAHLYKPAHPSVLRMLSYVVEQAHKAKIKVSVCGEMAGDPLYVPLLLGIGVDELSMASSLIPAVKYLVRAMKMSDAKKLVHEASKMDNAAKITALCNAFYNARMAEA; encoded by the coding sequence ATGGATGCGCGCAACACACCTGAAATCATAATCCATGGCATCGCCGCGTCACCAGGCATCGCCCACGGGCAGATACTCCTCCACATCCAAAGCGACTTGGAGCTGCCGGAATACCAGATAAGCCCCGAACAGCGCGCGGAGGAGATGGAGCGTTTCGACAGGGCGCTGGTCGCCACGCGCCAGCAGATCCAGCAAATCAGGAACGAGGTTGAAAAAAACCTGGGGACGGACGAGGCGCGCATATTCGACGCGCACCTGCTCGTGCTCGAGGACGTGGCCCTGATCGGCGAAACCGAGCGCGAGTTCGAGACGAGCTCAAAAAACATCGAGTGGTGCTTCAACAATGTCGTGCAGCGCTACATCAAGGCATTTTCGGAAATCGACGACGAATACCTGGGCGAGCGCGCGGGCGACATACGCGACGTGGCGCAGCGCGTCCTGCAAAACCTGCTCGGCCGCGCGCAACAGACACTGAACAATTTTCCCGGCAACCGCGTCGTGGTTGCCAACGACGTTTCTCCGTCGGACGCCGTCGGCATGGATCGCGACAAAGTCCTCGCCATCGTCACCGACTCGGGCAGCCGCACGAGCCACGCGGTGATCGTGGCCCGCACGATGCGCGTGCCGGCGGTCGTGGCCACGCGCGACCTGACCAAGCGCATCGTCGAGGGCGACTCCGTGCTGGTCGACGGTTATGAGGGCACGGTCATCATCAACCCTTCCGACAAGACGCTGTATCGCTACGGAAAAATCCAGGTCACGCGGAAAAGCGTGGAGCAGCGCATGCTCGACGCGGTCAGCCTTCCGTCGGTCACACAGGACGGCGTGGAAGTGATTTTGCGCGCAAACATCGAGGGCATTAACAGCGCCGAGCTGGACATGGCCCGCCGCTATTCCGCGCAGGGCGTCGGACTTTATCGCACGGAGTTTCTGTATATGCAGGAATCGCGAATGCCCAGCGAGGAGGAGCAATACCGCGCATACAAGGCCGTGGTCGAAAACATGGCCGGCGAGATTGTGACCATCCGCACGCTCGACCTCGGCGGCGACAAGCTGATGAACGGGAAATCGGGGCTGTTTCCGATGGAGGCGAACCCATTCCTCGGGATGCGCGCCATCCGATTCTGCCTCGAGCACAAGGAGATTTTCAAAAATCAGCTGCGCGCGATCCTGCGGGCGAGCGCGCACGGCAGGGTGCTGCTCATGTATCCCATGATCAGCGGCACCGGGGAACTCGACGACGCGAACAAGTTGCTCGACGAATGCCGCGCGGAGCTGCGGGAAAAGGGAGTCGCCTTCGATGAAAAAATGCCCGTCGGCACGATGATCGAGGTTCCGAGCGCGGCGACCACGGCGGACATACTCGCGCCCAAGGCGGACTTTTTCAGCATCGGCACGAACGACCTGATTCAATACCTGCTCGCGATCGACCGCAGCAACGAGCGCATCGCGCACCTATACAAACCCGCGCATCCATCGGTGCTGCGGATGCTGAGCTACGTTGTCGAACAGGCGCACAAGGCGAAAATCAAGGTGAGCGTGTGCGGCGAAATGGCGGGCGACCCCCTTTATGTGCCGCTCCTGCTCGGCATCGGCGTGGACGAATTGAGCATGGCCTCGTCGCTGATCCCGGCGGTGAAATACCTCGTGCGCGCGATGAAAATGTCGGACGCGAAAAAACTCGTCCACGAGGCGTCGAAAATGGACAACGCCGCCAAGATCACCGCGCTCTGCAACGCCTTCTACAACGCGCGCATGGCGGAGGCGTGA
- a CDS encoding hemolysin family protein — MIWFITAIVLTIGISFFCSMLEAMILSTNVIEIEALKAKSPRHGETLEKLKNSDETISAILSLNTIANTLGSVIVGGLAAHLFNSTVVGVVSVLLTICILIFSEVIPKNIGVIHRVKLQPVMVYPLLTLCRVLRPVTYFCNLVLRLFIKKPAPSRTSDDEIILLAERGAQQGAITHHESDIIANTLSLDEVRVGEIMTPRTVVAMLPRDATVGEVFKTRSNIPFGRMPVYDKNIDDIVGIIRRRDLLKAKAADQDSELVGRLMQEAHFVPETVTASSALQTILKVHQQLLVVVDEFGSTAGVVTMEDIMEHILGHEIFEKDDVAVDMRELARRKVKKAEGLKN; from the coding sequence ATGATCTGGTTTATAACCGCCATCGTTCTCACCATAGGCATCTCCTTTTTTTGCTCCATGCTTGAAGCGATGATTCTCAGCACCAACGTCATCGAAATCGAGGCGCTCAAAGCCAAAAGCCCCCGCCACGGCGAAACCCTTGAGAAACTCAAAAACTCCGACGAAACCATCTCCGCAATCCTCTCCCTCAACACCATCGCCAACACCCTCGGTTCCGTCATCGTGGGCGGTCTCGCCGCGCACCTCTTCAACAGCACCGTCGTCGGCGTCGTCTCCGTCCTCCTCACCATCTGCATCCTCATCTTTTCCGAGGTCATTCCCAAAAACATCGGCGTTATTCATCGCGTAAAACTCCAGCCGGTCATGGTTTATCCGCTGCTCACGCTCTGCCGCGTGCTGCGCCCCGTCACCTATTTCTGCAACCTTGTCCTCCGGCTCTTTATCAAAAAACCCGCGCCCAGCAGAACGTCGGACGACGAGATCATCCTCCTCGCCGAGCGTGGCGCGCAACAGGGCGCGATCACCCATCACGAGTCCGACATCATCGCCAACACCCTTTCGCTCGACGAAGTGCGCGTCGGCGAAATCATGACTCCGCGCACCGTCGTCGCCATGCTTCCCCGCGACGCCACCGTTGGCGAAGTCTTCAAGACCCGCTCCAACATCCCTTTCGGCCGCATGCCCGTCTACGACAAAAACATCGACGACATCGTCGGCATCATCCGCCGCCGCGACCTCCTCAAGGCCAAGGCCGCCGACCAGGACAGCGAACTCGTCGGACGCCTCATGCAGGAGGCGCACTTTGTCCCCGAAACCGTCACCGCCTCCAGCGCCCTCCAAACCATCCTCAAAGTCCACCAGCAACTTCTCGTCGTCGTTGATGAGTTCGGCTCCACCGCCGGCGTCGTGACGATGGAGGACATCATGGAGCACATCCTCGGCCACGAGATTTTCGAAAAAGACGACGTCGCCGTCGACATGCGCGAACTCGCCCGCCGCAAAGTGAAAAAGGCCGAGGGGTTGAAAAACTGA
- a CDS encoding CoF synthetase, with protein MNPAINDVSNVIEAAPLFANAPAALGGTGSEEPGEFLPAALETEIRRIYERSPLYGRRFALGGDPLSWEWYRDVPALSKQEIVRHGHEAFFEDYRVIERGLQEKKFEYESTSGTTAGPMTVIMEDGWWNEQTRRAYRAHPLLAPFADTPHRKCVLAPVGCSSNLCPYEDHPFPNRYFDGTVYLNLSSDPFVFPEAEWDRIVTELQAVKPDIIEGEPIYLSLLARAVKKRQVSVPSVKVVILTYGKASLQHSRRVAEAFPAPQVDLYGSTEAGYIFVGTAFKDDSRVIDENAFVELAPYRGTPDVFQIYVTTRGREAMPLLRYHTGDIVRRCAQGYRLLGREGGLYFRESDGAIISPTEIDAAIPADFECWHYSLVQTGDARWDFHYVADGHAPKDLDTALAAALGGGARVNLFRRRTITPAASGKFALLKPLAR; from the coding sequence ATGAATCCCGCAATTAACGATGTTTCCAATGTGATCGAGGCAGCCCCTCTTTTCGCCAACGCGCCAGCGGCGTTGGGCGGAACGGGAAGCGAAGAGCCCGGCGAGTTTTTGCCCGCCGCGCTGGAGACCGAAATCCGCAGGATTTACGAACGCAGCCCGCTTTACGGGAGGCGGTTCGCGCTGGGCGGGGACCCGTTGTCGTGGGAGTGGTATCGGGACGTGCCGGCGCTTTCCAAGCAGGAGATCGTGCGGCACGGGCACGAGGCGTTTTTCGAGGACTACCGTGTGATTGAGCGGGGGTTGCAGGAGAAAAAATTTGAATACGAATCGACCTCCGGCACGACCGCCGGGCCGATGACCGTCATCATGGAGGACGGTTGGTGGAACGAGCAGACGCGGCGCGCGTATCGGGCGCATCCGCTGCTCGCGCCGTTCGCCGACACGCCGCATCGCAAGTGCGTGCTGGCGCCGGTTGGATGCTCGTCGAATCTGTGCCCGTATGAGGATCATCCGTTTCCGAACCGGTATTTCGACGGCACGGTTTACCTGAATCTTTCGAGCGATCCGTTTGTGTTTCCCGAGGCGGAATGGGACCGGATCGTCACGGAGTTGCAGGCGGTGAAACCCGACATCATCGAGGGAGAGCCGATTTATTTGTCGCTGCTGGCGCGCGCGGTGAAAAAACGCCAGGTGTCGGTGCCGAGCGTGAAAGTGGTCATCCTCACCTACGGCAAGGCGAGCCTGCAGCACAGTCGCCGCGTCGCGGAGGCGTTTCCCGCGCCGCAGGTCGATCTCTACGGCTCGACTGAGGCGGGTTATATTTTTGTCGGCACGGCGTTCAAGGACGACTCGCGCGTGATCGATGAAAACGCATTCGTGGAGCTGGCGCCGTATCGCGGCACGCCGGATGTTTTCCAGATTTACGTGACGACGCGCGGGCGCGAGGCGATGCCGCTGTTGCGCTACCACACGGGCGACATCGTGCGGCGTTGCGCGCAAGGCTACCGGCTGCTGGGGCGCGAGGGCGGGCTGTATTTCCGCGAAAGCGACGGCGCGATCATTTCGCCGACGGAAATCGACGCGGCCATACCGGCGGATTTCGAGTGCTGGCACTACAGCCTCGTGCAAACGGGCGACGCGCGCTGGGATTTCCACTACGTGGCGGACGGCCACGCGCCGAAAGACCTCGACACGGCGCTCGCGGCGGCGCTGGGCGGCGGTGCTCGAGTGAATTTGTTCCGCCGCCGCACGATAACACCCGCCGCAAGCGGGAAATTCGCCCTGCTGAAACCCCTGGCGAGGTAG
- a CDS encoding aldose epimerase family protein: MPALQRSNFQKQIGGKQADLFVMRNNKGVEICAMNYGARIVSWLVPDRGGNMEDIVLGYESVQDYIDSKEPYFGAAIGRFGNRIANGKFTLDGVEYTIPINNAPNALHGGPGGFQSIVWDARQVNPATVEFRLLSKDGDQGFPGNLDVTMTYALTDDDELKISYRATTDKPTVINLTHHSFFNLHGAGNGSVNDHILTINADNYTPVSSALIPTGEIASVAGTPMDFRQPTVIGARVDADFEQLKNGAGYDHNWVLKKSGDGLQFAAKITEPKSGRVLEVRTTEPGMQFYGGNFLNASLKGKGGKTYDARTAFCFETQHFPDSPNQKNFPSTVLRPGEIYTQECVYKFYAE, from the coding sequence ATGCCGGCATTGCAACGCTCCAACTTTCAAAAACAAATCGGCGGCAAACAGGCGGACCTGTTTGTCATGCGCAACAATAAGGGCGTCGAAATATGCGCCATGAATTACGGTGCGCGCATTGTGTCGTGGCTCGTGCCCGATCGCGGCGGCAACATGGAGGACATCGTCCTCGGCTACGAAAGCGTGCAGGATTACATCGACTCGAAGGAGCCGTATTTCGGCGCGGCCATCGGCCGTTTCGGCAACCGCATTGCCAACGGTAAATTCACACTCGACGGCGTCGAATACACCATCCCGATCAACAACGCCCCCAACGCCCTCCATGGCGGGCCGGGCGGGTTTCAGTCCATCGTATGGGATGCGCGGCAGGTCAATCCGGCCACGGTTGAATTTCGCCTGCTCTCGAAAGACGGCGACCAGGGCTTCCCCGGCAATCTCGACGTGACGATGACCTACGCGCTCACGGACGACGACGAACTCAAAATCAGCTATCGCGCCACCACCGACAAACCCACGGTCATCAACCTCACGCATCACTCGTTCTTCAACTTGCACGGCGCGGGCAACGGCAGCGTCAACGACCACATCCTCACAATCAACGCCGACAACTACACTCCCGTGAGCAGTGCGTTGATTCCCACGGGGGAGATTGCTTCGGTCGCCGGCACGCCGATGGATTTTCGCCAGCCGACCGTCATCGGCGCGCGTGTCGACGCCGACTTTGAGCAGCTCAAAAACGGCGCCGGTTACGACCACAACTGGGTGCTGAAAAAATCAGGCGACGGCCTCCAATTCGCGGCCAAAATCACCGAGCCCAAAAGCGGCCGCGTGCTCGAAGTGCGCACGACCGAGCCCGGCATGCAATTCTACGGCGGCAATTTTCTGAACGCCTCGCTCAAGGGCAAGGGTGGCAAAACGTATGATGCGCGCACCGCGTTTTGTTTTGAAACGCAACATTTCCCCGACAGCCCGAACCAG